A section of the Acidobacterium capsulatum ATCC 51196 genome encodes:
- a CDS encoding 3-deoxy-7-phosphoheptulonate synthase, translated as MTYPTNNLRIKSSRIVVPPIFLEEEMPVTENASRTVFEARRQIVDILNGTDDRLVVVVGPCSIHDPAAAREYAGLLKNAIADLSSDLMIVMRVYFEKPRTTLGWKGLINDPYFDDSFRISDGLRMARRLLLDLAEMSVPAGTEYLDMISPQYVSDLVSWGAIGARTTESQVHRQLASGLSCPVGFKNGTSGNVQIAVEAILSASHPHTFLGTSETGQASIMLTSGNPDCHIILRGGRQVTNYDANSVASTAEQMVKTGVKPRIMIDFSHANSGKDHRKQAAVCEAVAAQVAGGERRIMGVMIESNLVAGAQSLAKDKPLVYGQSITDACIDWAETRTLLENLAQAVRQRRAHAAGNGH; from the coding sequence ATGACATATCCCACCAACAACCTCAGAATCAAGTCCAGTCGCATCGTTGTTCCTCCCATTTTTCTTGAAGAGGAAATGCCTGTCACCGAGAATGCCTCGCGCACTGTTTTTGAAGCGCGGCGTCAGATCGTCGACATTCTCAACGGCACAGACGATCGTCTGGTCGTCGTGGTGGGTCCCTGCTCCATTCATGACCCTGCGGCAGCCCGCGAGTATGCGGGCCTGTTGAAGAACGCGATTGCAGATCTCTCCAGCGACCTGATGATCGTGATGCGCGTTTACTTTGAAAAGCCACGCACCACCTTGGGCTGGAAGGGTCTGATCAATGATCCTTACTTCGACGATTCCTTCCGCATCAGCGATGGGCTGCGCATGGCGCGCCGTCTGCTGCTCGATCTGGCCGAGATGAGCGTGCCCGCGGGCACCGAATATCTCGACATGATTTCGCCGCAGTATGTGTCTGACCTTGTAAGCTGGGGAGCCATCGGCGCGCGCACCACCGAGAGTCAGGTGCACCGGCAGCTTGCCTCGGGGCTCTCCTGCCCGGTCGGCTTCAAGAACGGCACCTCGGGCAATGTGCAGATCGCCGTGGAAGCGATTCTATCCGCGAGCCATCCGCACACTTTTCTCGGCACCTCTGAGACAGGCCAGGCGTCGATTATGCTGACCTCGGGCAATCCCGACTGCCACATCATTTTGCGAGGAGGCCGCCAGGTGACGAATTATGACGCAAACTCCGTGGCCTCCACTGCCGAGCAAATGGTGAAGACGGGCGTGAAGCCGCGCATCATGATCGACTTCAGCCACGCCAACAGCGGCAAAGACCACCGCAAGCAAGCCGCGGTCTGCGAGGCCGTCGCCGCACAGGTCGCAGGCGGAGAGCGCCGCATCATGGGCGTCATGATCGAGAGCAATCTGGTCGCCGGCGCGCAATCGCTGGCCAAGGACAAGCCCCTCGTGTACGGGCAAAGCATCACCGATGCCTGCATCGACTGGGCAGAGACCCGCACCCTGCTCGAAAATCTGGCACAGGCCGTGCGGCAGCGCCGCGCACACGCCGCCGGCAACGGGCACTAA
- a CDS encoding FAD:protein FMN transferase: MKLCSSLPVTERAQPWLGTLASIRIEGVPADEAHQAMDAAFAEIAAVHERMSFHSPESDVSRLNREAARGAVSVHSLTYSVLECAQECARRSQGCFDISVAAELVSRGVLPSPQQAARPEGGSWRDIELLPDGRVYFHRPLWIDLGGIAKGFAVDRASECLAGFGIAHSVVNAGGDIRLRGMEAEIIRLSAPSDEGMAPVLELAQGSVAGSCAAPRDGAGEDLSRSVHFHGSGLRPAPPGRFVCVIAEHCMTADALTKVVMAQGEDSAGLLLEYEAAAWIKDPGRHWQHLGIEIA, from the coding sequence ATGAAGTTGTGCTCAAGCCTGCCGGTCACTGAGAGGGCGCAGCCCTGGCTGGGGACGCTGGCCAGCATTCGGATAGAAGGCGTGCCAGCAGATGAAGCGCATCAGGCCATGGACGCGGCGTTCGCGGAAATCGCCGCCGTCCATGAGCGGATGAGTTTTCACTCCCCTGAGAGCGACGTGAGCCGTCTCAATCGCGAGGCCGCGCGCGGCGCTGTCTCCGTGCATTCCCTGACCTACTCGGTGCTGGAATGTGCGCAGGAGTGCGCGCGGCGCTCGCAGGGCTGCTTTGATATTTCGGTGGCCGCGGAGCTGGTAAGCCGCGGAGTTCTACCGTCTCCTCAGCAGGCTGCGCGGCCTGAGGGGGGCTCGTGGCGGGATATCGAACTGCTGCCGGATGGCAGGGTCTACTTTCATCGTCCCCTCTGGATTGACTTGGGAGGAATTGCCAAGGGCTTTGCTGTGGATCGCGCCAGTGAGTGCCTGGCCGGCTTTGGCATTGCGCACTCGGTCGTCAATGCAGGGGGAGACATTCGCCTGCGGGGAATGGAGGCGGAAATTATTCGGCTCAGTGCGCCGTCAGACGAGGGTATGGCCCCGGTTCTGGAACTTGCACAGGGCAGTGTCGCAGGGTCCTGCGCCGCACCCCGGGACGGAGCAGGTGAGGATCTCTCGCGAAGTGTCCACTTTCATGGATCAGGGCTGCGGCCTGCTCCCCCTGGGCGTTTTGTGTGCGTGATCGCCGAACACTGCATGACTGCGGACGCGCTCACCAAAGTGGTGATGGCGCAAGGAGAAGACAGCGCCGGACTGCTCCTCGAATATGAAGCGGCAGCCTGGATCAAAGATCCCGGCCGCCATTGGCAGCATCTCGGAATAGAAATCGCATGA
- a CDS encoding FMN-binding protein codes for MKSKLMFLPLAGLVLAGGPAYATVYLTVPQAQQLMFPGAAFQQEFKALDHDQIKQIEHLSGVHVLSRQLRAWRVSTGGWFLVDEVVGKHDFIPFALALDGEGKVKGIEILEYREAYGSQIRDPLWQKQFLGQGADAKLRLGKNIRNISGATLSCKHITDGVERLLVTYEVVLKPAGH; via the coding sequence ATGAAATCGAAATTGATGTTCCTGCCGCTGGCAGGTCTGGTGCTGGCGGGCGGTCCAGCCTATGCGACGGTGTATCTCACGGTTCCGCAGGCGCAGCAGTTGATGTTTCCGGGGGCGGCCTTTCAGCAGGAGTTTAAGGCGCTCGATCACGATCAGATCAAACAGATCGAGCATTTGTCTGGAGTGCATGTGCTCAGCAGGCAGTTGCGAGCGTGGCGAGTCTCGACCGGGGGATGGTTCCTGGTCGATGAGGTGGTCGGCAAGCATGACTTTATTCCGTTTGCGCTGGCGCTTGACGGCGAGGGGAAGGTCAAGGGAATCGAGATACTCGAGTACCGCGAGGCCTACGGCAGCCAGATTCGCGATCCGCTCTGGCAGAAGCAGTTTCTCGGCCAGGGCGCGGATGCAAAGCTTCGCCTGGGGAAAAATATTCGCAATATCTCGGGCGCGACACTCTCGTGCAAACACATCACTGACGGAGTCGAACGTCTACTGGTGACTTATGAAGTTGTGCTCAAGCCTGCCGGTCACTGA